From Sulfurovum zhangzhouensis, the proteins below share one genomic window:
- a CDS encoding Mut7-C RNAse domain-containing protein, with protein MSEHHTPPKFIADCHLGRVAKYLRILGYDTLYFTHIEDNDLIEMANDEGRIILTRDRELSGRKHANAFLLRATDTQIQLKTILEHFGLSKEIKGISRCLVCNTPLETVDKEEVIDQLPEGVKKHFEFFERCPGCGRIYWHGDHYYNMLSFLKEIE; from the coding sequence ATGAGTGAACATCATACCCCTCCGAAATTTATCGCTGATTGTCATTTGGGGAGAGTAGCAAAATATCTACGGATATTGGGGTATGATACCTTATACTTTACCCATATCGAAGATAATGACCTTATAGAGATGGCCAATGATGAGGGACGTATCATTCTTACCAGGGACCGTGAGCTCTCAGGGCGTAAACATGCAAATGCATTTTTGCTGAGAGCGACGGATACACAGATACAGCTCAAAACCATACTGGAACACTTTGGGCTCTCAAAAGAGATCAAAGGCATATCACGCTGCCTTGTTTGCAACACACCACTGGAGACAGTCGATAAGGAAGAGGTTATCGACCAGCTTCCTGAAGGCGTCAAAAAACATTTTGAATTTTTTGAGCGCTGCCCCGGTTGCGGCCGTATATACTGGCACGGAGACCACTACTACAATATGCTCTCCTTCTTAAAAGAGATAGAGTAA
- a CDS encoding rhodanese-like domain-containing protein — protein MKKIVILFVVGYITIFAETQVLNYDNYLSAFTYEERKAMKINSVELTVMLEEGKAQLIDIRFKEEYEAWHMPASINIPINELPKRLNELDKSKLIVTACPHKDRAIMARTYLKLKGYNTRYLVDGLIGLADFLRGDNALEFIQEYKKNNSSQK, from the coding sequence ATGAAAAAAATAGTTATATTATTTGTAGTTGGCTACATCACAATATTTGCTGAAACGCAGGTACTTAATTATGACAACTATTTAAGCGCATTCACCTATGAAGAGCGTAAAGCTATGAAAATCAATAGTGTCGAACTAACGGTAATGCTTGAAGAAGGTAAAGCTCAGCTTATAGATATAAGATTTAAAGAAGAGTATGAGGCATGGCATATGCCGGCTTCTATAAATATTCCTATTAACGAACTTCCAAAACGTTTAAATGAGCTTGATAAATCAAAGCTCATCGTTACTGCATGCCCTCATAAAGACAGAGCGATCATGGCACGTACCTATTTGAAACTAAAGGGGTATAACACCAGATATCTTGTAGATGGGCTCATTGGCCTTGCAGATTTTTTAAGAGGCGATAACGCACTGGAATTCATTCAAGAGTATAAAAAAAATAATAGTAGTCAAAAATAG
- a CDS encoding thioredoxin family protein: MRFIITVFLMFFASVAFGEDNMLQESVYTQVQHNIGKGKPTFLEVGSDSCHSCKVMSRMLYETTQKHPEYNIYFINVKKERDAASELKIMMIPTQIIYDKNGKEVYRHIGLLSDDELEKLFINYQFK, encoded by the coding sequence ATGAGATTTATCATAACAGTTTTTTTAATGTTCTTTGCATCGGTTGCATTTGGCGAAGATAATATGCTGCAAGAGAGTGTATACACGCAGGTCCAACATAATATCGGCAAAGGAAAACCGACTTTTTTGGAAGTAGGTTCGGACAGCTGTCATAGCTGTAAAGTGATGAGTCGTATGCTTTATGAAACTACACAAAAACACCCTGAGTACAATATCTATTTTATCAATGTCAAAAAAGAGCGTGATGCGGCTTCGGAGCTAAAGATCATGATGATCCCGACCCAAATTATTTATGATAAAAATGGCAAAGAAGTTTATCGGCATATTGGATTGTTAAGTGATGATGAACTGGAAAAGTTATTTATTAATTATCAGTTTAAATAA
- a CDS encoding thioredoxin family protein: MKIEVLGTGCAKCVALEKVVKEAVAKSGKFAQIEKVDDIMKIMEYQVVSTPGLVIDGKVVSTGKLLSVDEVLALING, encoded by the coding sequence ATGAAAATCGAAGTACTGGGTACCGGGTGTGCCAAGTGTGTTGCGTTGGAAAAAGTTGTCAAAGAAGCTGTTGCTAAAAGCGGTAAATTCGCACAGATAGAAAAAGTGGATGACATTATGAAGATCATGGAGTACCAAGTAGTAAGTACACCTGGGCTTGTCATAGACGGTAAAGTTGTAAGCACAGGGAAACTATTAAGTGTAGATGAAGTTTTAGCACTGATTAACGGGTAA
- a CDS encoding permease → MWYELSKEFIYSFVGIEGKLADAAHFFIYDTIKIWFLLLTIIFAVSFLRTWVNTEYVRAHLQGKSALYGHVGASLFGIVTPFCSCSAIPLFLGFIQARIPIGVTFSYLISAPMNNEIAIAMLFGLFGWKITAIYIGFGLMVAVIGGYFIGKMGVEKEILLDVKPTSSELKAELVKLTLKDRAKEAWNNTFDIFKKIYLYVLLGVGVGAWIHGYIPTDFIARYTGEGNPLAVIIAVIMGIPMYSNAAGVMPLVEVLTSKGMLLGTALSFMMAVTALSLPEALILKKIISLKLIGIFFAIVGSGIIAIGYIFNTIL, encoded by the coding sequence ATGTGGTACGAACTCTCAAAAGAGTTTATCTATAGCTTTGTAGGTATAGAAGGAAAGTTGGCTGATGCTGCACACTTTTTTATCTATGACACTATAAAGATATGGTTTTTGCTACTCACTATTATCTTTGCAGTTTCTTTTTTAAGAACATGGGTCAATACAGAGTATGTTAGAGCCCATCTTCAAGGTAAATCTGCATTGTATGGTCATGTGGGAGCTTCATTGTTTGGAATTGTCACACCGTTTTGCTCTTGCTCTGCGATCCCTCTTTTTCTAGGTTTTATTCAGGCAAGGATCCCGATAGGAGTAACCTTTAGTTATCTTATCTCTGCCCCAATGAATAATGAGATTGCCATCGCGATGCTTTTTGGACTTTTTGGCTGGAAAATTACAGCAATTTATATCGGTTTCGGACTCATGGTAGCTGTCATCGGCGGTTATTTTATTGGAAAAATGGGCGTGGAAAAAGAGATATTGCTGGATGTTAAACCAACAAGTTCTGAACTGAAAGCTGAACTAGTAAAACTGACATTAAAAGACAGAGCAAAAGAAGCATGGAACAACACATTTGATATTTTCAAAAAGATTTATCTGTATGTATTGCTTGGTGTAGGTGTAGGAGCATGGATACATGGATATATCCCGACTGATTTTATCGCACGCTATACCGGTGAGGGAAATCCTCTTGCCGTGATCATAGCTGTGATCATGGGAATCCCTATGTACTCTAACGCTGCAGGTGTGATGCCTCTGGTAGAAGTACTTACAAGTAAGGGGATGCTTTTAGGAACAGCACTCAGTTTTATGATGGCGGTAACGGCACTGAGTTTACCAGAAGCACTGATACTCAAAAAGATCATTTCGTTAAAACTTATCGGCATATTTTTTGCCATTGTAGGAAGTGGTATTATTGCGATCGGGTATATATTTAATACAATTTTATAA
- a CDS encoding ArsR/SmtB family transcription factor — MDIFLKSIAALNDETRVLILRFLDEYGETCVCDMQSSFNMIQSRLSRHLKILKDAGFLRVERKGTWAYYSIRKPLDRFRSEALQEIGHLDIKLPDLNKISQTQGCKI, encoded by the coding sequence ATGGACATTTTCTTAAAAAGTATTGCTGCACTTAATGATGAAACGAGAGTATTGATACTTAGATTTCTTGATGAATATGGTGAAACTTGTGTATGTGATATGCAGTCATCGTTTAATATGATTCAATCCCGTCTGTCACGTCATCTGAAAATTCTAAAAGATGCCGGCTTTCTACGGGTTGAACGTAAAGGGACATGGGCCTATTACTCCATTAGAAAACCATTGGACCGCTTTCGTAGTGAAGCATTGCAAGAAATAGGTCATCTGGATATCAAGCTTCCGGATTTAAACAAAATATCACAGACTCAAGGATGTAAAATATGA
- a CDS encoding ArsI/CadI family heavy metal resistance metalloenzyme, which produces MIFTAQKTDTGTCCSSNQSKSNNMKRLHIHISVDDLEQNRVFYTALFGMEPTKVKEDYIQWLVDDPAVNFAISKGKSKSGLNHLGLQVDSEEAVNAIEKRLVNAGITGEKQDEAACCYAKSKKYWVQDPQDVIWENYHTMDQIEVFGGDSFTGGVGCCEPTFPKDDTCSTGCC; this is translated from the coding sequence ATGATTTTTACAGCTCAAAAAACAGATACCGGTACATGTTGTTCATCAAATCAATCAAAGAGCAATAACATGAAACGACTTCATATTCATATATCAGTTGATGATCTTGAACAAAATAGGGTATTCTACACTGCCTTATTCGGGATGGAGCCGACAAAAGTCAAAGAAGATTATATACAATGGTTGGTAGATGACCCTGCTGTCAATTTTGCTATTTCAAAGGGTAAAAGCAAAAGCGGGCTCAACCATCTTGGGCTTCAAGTAGACAGCGAAGAAGCCGTCAATGCGATTGAAAAGAGGCTGGTTAACGCTGGTATCACTGGAGAAAAACAAGACGAAGCTGCCTGCTGCTATGCAAAGTCAAAAAAATATTGGGTGCAGGACCCGCAGGATGTGATCTGGGAAAACTATCATACGATGGATCAGATCGAAGTCTTTGGTGGTGACTCATTTACTGGTGGGGTTGGCTGCTGTGAACCGACCTTTCCTAAAGATGATACATGCTCGACAGGATGCTGTTAA
- a CDS encoding arsenate reductase ArsC, which yields MKKNVLILCTGNSCRSIMAEALINAKLGDCVEAQSSGVKASGKVNPNAQALLESKGYWKDEYHSKVIETVLDTPFDLVVTVCDHAHETCPMFPKAVKTIHVGFEDPSGKAVEEYEKTLNLIEKELLPIVKEELC from the coding sequence ATGAAAAAAAATGTGTTGATCTTATGTACGGGGAACAGTTGTCGTTCAATTATGGCAGAGGCCCTGATCAATGCCAAGCTTGGTGATTGTGTTGAAGCTCAAAGTTCAGGTGTCAAAGCAAGCGGGAAAGTCAATCCAAATGCTCAAGCATTACTGGAATCAAAAGGGTATTGGAAAGATGAATACCACTCAAAAGTCATTGAAACGGTATTGGATACGCCTTTTGATCTGGTTGTAACGGTATGTGATCATGCCCATGAAACCTGTCCTATGTTTCCTAAAGCAGTGAAAACAATACATGTAGGTTTTGAAGATCCAAGTGGTAAAGCGGTAGAAGAGTATGAAAAAACATTGAATCTGATTGAAAAAGAACTCCTACCAATTGTTAAAGAGGAGCTTTGTTAA
- a CDS encoding cytochrome c biogenesis CcdA family protein, with amino-acid sequence MQESILALLESNSLLAFAGAFGAGSITAVAPCSLVSVPLLVGSAVALNKDLEGRKKVFYTYAFASLFAIGVMISFSILGLIVAKFGGFFSVAPMWAYLLASILSILIGLYAWGVLGEVNKSLIMMHLIKYRLFGGFLIGIIFGLVSTPCASAPLVGMITVAANSGYVYAYGLILTFAIGHSMLLLIAGISVGFAQSVTSNKVVAKVSNSINKGFALMLIGLGFYFAWEAYLQF; translated from the coding sequence ATGCAAGAGAGTATACTTGCCTTGCTTGAATCAAATTCACTTTTGGCATTTGCAGGTGCATTTGGAGCAGGCAGCATCACAGCAGTTGCACCTTGTTCGTTAGTTTCTGTCCCCTTACTGGTAGGAAGTGCTGTGGCACTGAACAAAGATCTAGAAGGTAGAAAAAAAGTATTTTATACCTATGCATTTGCATCTCTTTTTGCTATCGGTGTGATGATCAGCTTTTCTATACTAGGCCTCATTGTCGCAAAGTTTGGCGGATTTTTTTCTGTGGCTCCGATGTGGGCATACCTGCTTGCTTCAATTTTGAGCATACTTATCGGTCTGTATGCCTGGGGTGTACTTGGTGAAGTAAATAAGTCATTAATCATGATGCATCTTATCAAATATCGCCTCTTTGGCGGGTTTTTGATAGGAATTATATTTGGCTTGGTCAGCACGCCATGTGCTTCTGCACCTCTTGTTGGGATGATCACCGTTGCTGCTAACAGTGGATATGTTTATGCATATGGACTTATATTGACATTTGCAATAGGGCATTCAATGCTTCTTTTGATCGCAGGTATATCGGTCGGTTTTGCACAAAGTGTCACTTCAAACAAAGTCGTCGCAAAAGTGTCAAACTCTATCAATAAAGGTTTTGCTCTTATGCTTATAGGCCTGGGGTTCTATTTTGCATGGGAAGCCTATTTACAGTTTTAG
- a CDS encoding ArsR family transcriptional regulator, with translation MEIFLQTIGALHDETRIKLLRFIEQHRSVCIYELEQVFEMIQSYISPHFKILKEISYMEIDHSKYCKACTND, from the coding sequence ATGGAAATTTTTTTACAAACCATCGGTGCATTGCACGATGAAACCAGGATCAAACTCTTACGCTTTATAGAACAGCATAGATCTGTCTGTATCTATGAACTTGAACAGGTATTTGAGATGATACAGTCATACATCTCTCCTCACTTCAAGATACTGAAAGAGATCAGTTATATGGAGATAGACCATTCTAAATATTGCAAGGCATGTACAAATGATTAA
- a CDS encoding acyl carrier protein phosphodiesterase, giving the protein MNWLAHVLLSEDKVDFQLGNYLADPLKGRAWESASDDLQRGITVHKLIDSYTDTHKIVSLSKSRLRAQGLLRGVVIDLTYDYLLSKHWEKFTTIPKERFLSEFYENAEKRAPSFPEQPQLLVNNLIKQDRLNKYNSLEELHKALMRIDTRLSPRLLARESASSYIDDIVRMQSRLEQDFLDFFPELCIYLKVHMDDRYIKHWRVYE; this is encoded by the coding sequence ATGAACTGGCTTGCACACGTATTACTCTCTGAAGACAAAGTTGACTTCCAGCTGGGCAACTATCTTGCCGATCCTCTCAAAGGAAGAGCCTGGGAGAGTGCCAGTGATGACCTGCAAAGAGGTATCACGGTCCATAAACTGATAGACAGCTATACAGACACCCACAAGATCGTCTCTCTCAGTAAATCAAGACTGAGAGCGCAAGGACTGCTAAGAGGAGTGGTCATCGACCTGACCTATGACTACCTGCTCTCAAAGCACTGGGAGAAGTTTACAACGATCCCCAAAGAGCGATTTCTGAGTGAATTTTATGAAAATGCCGAGAAACGCGCTCCAAGTTTTCCCGAACAGCCCCAACTTCTGGTCAACAATCTTATCAAACAGGACAGACTCAACAAGTACAACTCTCTTGAAGAGCTGCATAAAGCTTTAATGCGGATCGATACAAGATTATCCCCAAGACTTCTAGCCAGAGAGAGCGCCAGCAGTTACATTGATGATATTGTACGTATGCAAAGCAGACTCGAGCAGGATTTTCTAGACTTTTTCCCTGAGCTGTGCATCTATCTGAAAGTGCATATGGATGATCGTTATATCAAGCACTGGAGAGTATATGAGTGA
- a CDS encoding arsenic transporter, with the protein MLLAMSVFLITLIFVIWQPKGLQIGTTAVIGAIIALIVGVVSYADIFTVINIVWDATLAFIGIIILSMVLDQIGFFEWAAIKMAKLSRGSGNRMFVYILLLGAIVAAFFANDGAALILTPILLAKMKYLKMNPLAIFAFLMAGGFIGDSASNPLVISNLTNIVTAGYFDIGFVEYVKNMFLPNLLSIIASIVVLWIYFRKDIPLNVDVSTLPEAYSVIKNQTMFKLSWFFLALLMIGYFIGDRMHLPVSVFALGGALIFLAIANHFKAVKPIMTIKAAPWQVVWFSIGLYVVVYGLKNAGLTEIIASWITDLSGQGTVTAVLGTGFLSAIISSVMNNMPTIMIMDIAIDHVGYIGNEALVYANILGSNLGPKMTPIGSLATLLWLHVLAQKGVKITWGQYMKVGLVITPPVLLVALLGLI; encoded by the coding sequence ATGTTATTAGCGATGTCGGTTTTTTTGATCACCTTGATATTTGTGATCTGGCAGCCTAAAGGTCTTCAGATAGGGACAACAGCTGTTATAGGCGCAATTATTGCACTGATTGTCGGTGTAGTAAGTTATGCGGATATCTTTACGGTTATAAATATTGTGTGGGATGCGACATTGGCATTTATCGGAATTATCATTCTTTCAATGGTACTTGATCAGATAGGCTTTTTTGAGTGGGCAGCGATAAAAATGGCAAAACTTAGCCGTGGCAGCGGGAACAGAATGTTCGTATACATACTGTTATTGGGAGCTATCGTCGCTGCATTCTTTGCCAATGACGGAGCCGCATTGATCCTCACACCTATATTGCTTGCGAAAATGAAGTACTTGAAAATGAATCCTTTGGCAATCTTCGCATTTTTGATGGCTGGAGGATTTATCGGTGACAGTGCATCCAACCCTCTGGTGATTTCAAACCTGACCAATATCGTTACTGCCGGATACTTTGACATCGGATTCGTTGAGTATGTAAAAAATATGTTTTTGCCTAATCTTCTATCGATCATCGCTTCAATTGTAGTCTTGTGGATCTATTTCCGCAAAGACATTCCATTGAATGTTGATGTATCTACACTACCGGAGGCTTATTCAGTGATTAAAAACCAAACGATGTTCAAGCTCTCTTGGTTTTTCTTGGCACTGCTTATGATCGGTTATTTTATTGGAGATCGTATGCATCTGCCTGTTTCTGTTTTTGCACTTGGCGGAGCACTGATCTTTTTGGCAATAGCAAATCATTTTAAAGCAGTTAAACCGATCATGACGATCAAGGCAGCACCATGGCAAGTCGTTTGGTTTAGTATCGGACTCTATGTTGTAGTCTATGGGCTTAAGAATGCAGGACTTACGGAGATCATAGCTTCATGGATCACAGATCTTAGTGGACAGGGAACTGTAACAGCTGTGTTGGGAACCGGTTTTTTATCTGCAATTATTAGCTCAGTGATGAATAATATGCCAACAATCATGATCATGGATATAGCAATTGACCATGTTGGGTATATTGGCAATGAAGCACTGGTCTATGCCAATATTTTAGGTTCAAACTTAGGTCCAAAAATGACACCTATCGGTTCACTTGCTACATTACTTTGGCTACATGTACTCGCACAAAAAGGTGTTAAAATCACCTGGGGACAGTATATGAAAGTCGGACTTGTCATAACCCCGCCTGTATTACTTGTAGCATTACTCGGATTAATATAA
- a CDS encoding Hpt domain-containing protein, producing the protein MLGTIALTIIVLAIIWVIFIEYRKEQKYKKQREEKRKLRKTPPFETNVEEPLKEKEKPITQHIEEEVAVAPEKVEIKPEPEVIVEEPKAEEKVEIEVTVAEELPPCDYPPFDHTRTVESLGLSEEEAKEFVCELVTQIDTHIPLIKKELETENFHQLEKLTHSIKGSATNLGTGGVSDLLVDFNTYLKTGTDMKIVQHYCSSLENYAQQLKDQYC; encoded by the coding sequence ATGCTAGGAACTATTGCATTGACTATAATCGTATTAGCGATTATATGGGTTATCTTTATTGAATATAGAAAAGAACAAAAATACAAAAAACAAAGAGAAGAAAAACGTAAGCTTAGAAAAACACCTCCATTTGAAACAAATGTAGAAGAACCCCTAAAAGAGAAAGAAAAACCTATAACTCAACATATAGAAGAGGAAGTAGCCGTTGCTCCCGAAAAAGTTGAGATCAAGCCTGAACCTGAAGTTATCGTTGAAGAGCCAAAAGCTGAAGAAAAAGTAGAGATAGAGGTCACAGTAGCAGAAGAGCTACCGCCTTGTGACTATCCGCCGTTTGATCATACACGTACTGTTGAGAGTCTGGGACTCTCTGAAGAAGAAGCAAAAGAGTTTGTCTGTGAACTTGTCACTCAAATCGACACACATATCCCACTTATCAAAAAAGAGTTAGAGACAGAGAATTTCCATCAACTAGAAAAACTTACACATTCGATCAAGGGGTCAGCTACTAACCTCGGTACAGGCGGAGTGTCAGATCTTCTGGTTGATTTCAACACTTATCTTAAAACAGGAACTGATATGAAAATAGTACAACATTATTGTTCATCTCTTGAGAATTATGCACAGCAACTTAAAGATCAGTACTGTTAG
- a CDS encoding (2Fe-2S)-binding protein, giving the protein MTKVEIEKLGDDYEVCYCMGTTLGEIIEAIKSGATTMEALKDRTEAGTLCGLCESCDIDEDEDREVHLDEIIAAYAQGS; this is encoded by the coding sequence ATGACCAAAGTAGAGATAGAAAAACTGGGTGATGATTATGAAGTGTGTTACTGTATGGGTACGACACTTGGAGAGATCATAGAAGCGATCAAGAGTGGTGCTACAACGATGGAAGCTTTGAAAGATCGTACAGAAGCAGGGACTCTATGCGGGTTATGTGAGTCATGTGATATAGATGAAGACGAAGACCGTGAAGTACACCTTGATGAGATCATCGCTGCTTATGCACAAGGGAGTTGA